A genomic window from Nicotiana sylvestris chromosome 11, ASM39365v2, whole genome shotgun sequence includes:
- the LOC104231964 gene encoding uncharacterized protein → MVYSYTPTYYSSLHDSITSLCKTILPFPFKKRRLPAIAAAEQRLSKQQSDNLKWQQESFHQILNLMGLCKEGILAESEVSAFRSHLLDTLIASPADHEHSSILRDKLIFLQELLYAKCISEEEYHTSKRPLLQRLAVQGAEIEAKHVVVGSKKEGTDDEWSVIDLKDEKSYLGKEISSSKQKQNSAIKQIKGGAASVFGFAASNKNGKIKEERGILSENCKQDSKYERNELGVSTENPFWNTHLKEKDSETKSILMVESLPSEPMKVKKQSGGDKSRKKPFKGLFLREQNEGQSDDHQRAEPESEGKTKSGKKQWGFDGFKKWKKNDCEDETAPLSLDEKSDGGTYLGQLVAEPVGEGPDTKQIKRKLHPNGAPSDFFVDKVLGDSIKKELSRIQTELGAKNSSVALTDDQIEAISTRLPVDKADLKKFFPKTWCDRYGDVVLDVVRKEFKNHVGEMGNLRGGGGIITREKKNNSKRWTTFDESDDDENCHPNLFAPQQDHHTFPSKQAKLTPPLKSGQVYVNSSIDKGLKYNPFFDV, encoded by the exons ATGGTTTATTCATACACACCAACATACTACAGCTCACTTCATGATTCAATCACTTCTCTTTGTAAAACCATTCTTCCATTTCCTTTCAAGAAAAGGCGATTACCTGCGATTGCAGCTGCTGAGCAAAGGTTGTCGAAGCAGCAATCCGACAACCTTAAATGGCAGCAAGAATCTTTTCACCAAATTCTTAACTTGATGGGTCTTTGTAAAGAAGGAATCTTGGCTGAATCTGAAGTTTCTGCTTTCAGATCACATCTGCTCGATACCCTTATCGCGTCTCCTGCTGATCATGAACATTCTTCTATCTTAAGGGATAAGTTGATCTTCTTGCAg GAGTTATTGTATGCAAAATGTATATCAGAGGAAGAGTATCATACATCAAAGAGACCATTATTGCAAAGGCTAGCAGTTCAAGGAGCTGAGATTGAGGCAAAACATGTAGTTGTTGGATCAAAGAAAGAAGGCACAGATGATGAATGGTCTGTTATAGATTTAAAGGATGAAAAATCCTATCTTGGCAAAGAGATTTCGAGTTCGAAGCAAAAGCAAAACTCAGCTATCAAGCAAATCAAAGGAGGGGCTGCTTCAGTTTTTGGCTTTGCAGCGTCGAATAAAAATggaaagatcaaagaagaaagggGCATACTTAGTGAAAATTGTAAGCAAGATTCTAAATATGAAAGAAATGAATTAGGAGTTTCAACAGAAAATCCCTTTTGGAATACTCATTTGAAGGAAAAAGATAGTGAAACAAAGTCTATTCTTATGGTAGAGAGCTTACCTAGTGAGCCAATGAAGGTAAAAAAGCAAAGTGGAGGTgacaaatcaagaaagaaacCTTTTAAAGGTCTGTTTTTAAGAGAACAAAACGAAGGGCAGAGCGACGATCATCAACGTGCTGAGCCTGAATCTGAAGGAAAGACGAAATCAGGGAAAAAACAATGGGGATTTGATGGATTCAAGAAGTGGAAGAAAAATGACTGTGAAGATGAAACAGCTCCATTGTCGCTTGATGAGAAATCGGATGGTGGAACTTACTTAGGTCAGCTTGTTGCAGAACCTGTTGGAGAAGGTCCTGATACTAAGCAAATTAAAAGGAAGCTGCATCCTAATGGTGCACCCTCGGATTTCTTTGTCGATAAG GTTTTAGGAGACAGTATCAAGAAAGAGCTATCAAGAATTCAAACAGAACTTGGCGCCAAAAATTCAAGTGTTGCGTTAAC AGATGATCAGATTGAAGCCATTTCAACTAGGCTTCCAGTTGACAAGGCTGACTTGAAAAAATTCTTCCCTAA AACATGGTGTGATCGATATGGAGACGTTGTTTTGGATGTTGTAAGGAAGGAATTCAAGAACCATGTTGGGGAAATGGGAAACTTAAGAGGAGGTGGTGGTATTATTACAAGGGAGaagaagaacaactcaaaaagaTGGACAACATTTGATGAAAGTGATGATGATGAAAATTGCCATCCAAATCTATTTGCACCTCAACAAGATCATCATACATTCCCTTCTAAACAAGCCAAACTCACTCCTCCTTTGAAGAGTGGTCAAGTTTATGTTAATAGTAGCATTGATAAGGGCCTCAAATATAATCCTTTCTTTGATGTTTAA
- the LOC104236375 gene encoding uncharacterized protein isoform X1, whose amino-acid sequence MSGLFVGILCITKRGFQLRSFDSLSSSASSQKEQRISVGSHGYKNEELGEKAREAKQRLDHKLRREDRVKVCVHTTIARLHLWDYTEDDGRSKEEKVNDVENGQLESNTLQKNSEMFRLKQNGIKTFSRVVKQWKDSEKVECTICLDQFKIGDNLMHLQCDHKFHSCCLVPWLENHAYCPCCRMEIAT is encoded by the exons ATGTCAGGTTTATTTGTTGGAATTCTGTGTATTACAAAAAGGGGTTTTCAGCTCCGATCATTCGATTCACTttcctcttctgcttcttcccag AAAGAACAAAGAATTAGTGTAGGAAGCCATGGATACAAGAATGAGGAGCTAGGTGAAAAAGCTAGAGAAGCCAAGCAAAGATTGGATCACAAGCTAAGAAG GGAAGATCGggttaaggtctgcgtacacactaccatcgctagactccacttgtgggattacactgaggATGATGG GAGAAGTAAAGAAGAAAAAGTTAATGATGTCGAAAACGGGCAACTAGAATCAAATACTTTGCAGAAGAATTCAGAGATGTTTAGATTGAAGCAAAACGGAATAAAGACATTTAGCAGGGTAGTAAAACAATGGAAGGATTCAGAAAAGGTTGAATGCACCATTTGCTTGGACCAATTCAAGATTGGAGATAACCTAATGCATTTACAATGTGACCACAAGTTCCATTCATGTTGTTTGGTTCCATGGTTAGAGAATCATGCCTATTGCCCTTGTTGCAGAATGGAGATTGCCACTTGA
- the LOC104236375 gene encoding uncharacterized protein isoform X3, which yields MSGLFVGILCITKRGFQLRSFDSLSSSASSQKEQRISVGSHGYKNEELGEKAREAKQRLDHKLRREDRVKVCVHTTIARLHLWDYTEDDGFPLGRCRNLH from the exons ATGTCAGGTTTATTTGTTGGAATTCTGTGTATTACAAAAAGGGGTTTTCAGCTCCGATCATTCGATTCACTttcctcttctgcttcttcccag AAAGAACAAAGAATTAGTGTAGGAAGCCATGGATACAAGAATGAGGAGCTAGGTGAAAAAGCTAGAGAAGCCAAGCAAAGATTGGATCACAAGCTAAGAAG GGAAGATCGggttaaggtctgcgtacacactaccatcgctagactccacttgtgggattacactgaggATGATGG GTTTCCACTAGGAAGATGCAGAAATCTACACTGA
- the LOC104219605 gene encoding probable E3 ubiquitin-protein ligase RHY1A, with protein sequence MAGMLPGVECARRRRFHQSSGWLDSSHTFGFSSTRRSSFCLYTSSHEYPLNSSSSKQRGATSQAYQDEKLGEAAREARQRLDERLSAQWKSKNKRSVNNGQQNQRHGMVENRPKLGVDKLQQEVFSGLKKSGSKKFNWAKMIWKSSEQDECAICLDQFKIGDNLMQLQCAHKFHSKCLVPWLESNAHCPCCRMAILTSTTP encoded by the exons ATGGCAGGCATGCTTCCTGGGGTTGAATGTGCTAGAAGAAGGAGGTTTCATCAAAGTAGTGGATGGTTAGATTCTTCTCATACCTTTGGCTTTTCATCCACAAGAAGGTCTTCTTTTTGTCTCTACACTAGTAGCCATGAATACCCTCTCAACTCAAGCTCTTCTAAG CAAAGGGGCGCAACAAGCCAAGCATACCAAGATGAGAAACTAGGTGAAGCTGCCAGAGAAGCCAGGCAAAGGTTGGATGAGAGGCTTAGTGCCCAATGGAAATCAAAAAATAAGAG GAGTGTCAATAATGGACAACAAAACCAAAGGCATGGAATGGTGGAGAATAGGCCAAAGTTGGGTGTGGATAAATTGCAACAAGAAGTGTTTTCTGGACTAAAGAAGAGTGGATCAAAGAAGTTCAATTGGGCAAAGATGATTTGGAAATCTTCAGAACAAGATGAATGTGCTATTTGCTTGGACCAATTTAAGATTGGTGATAACCTAATGCAATTGCAATGTGCCCACAAATTCCATTCTAAGTGTTTGGTGCCATGGCTAGAGTCTAATGCACATTGTCCATGTTGTAGAATGGCAATTTTGACTAGTACTACTCCATAA
- the LOC104236375 gene encoding RING-H2 finger protein ATL81-like isoform X2: MSGLFVGILCITKRGFQLRSFDSLSSSASSQKEQRISVGSHGYKNEELGEKAREAKQRLDHKLRRRSKEEKVNDVENGQLESNTLQKNSEMFRLKQNGIKTFSRVVKQWKDSEKVECTICLDQFKIGDNLMHLQCDHKFHSCCLVPWLENHAYCPCCRMEIAT, encoded by the exons ATGTCAGGTTTATTTGTTGGAATTCTGTGTATTACAAAAAGGGGTTTTCAGCTCCGATCATTCGATTCACTttcctcttctgcttcttcccag AAAGAACAAAGAATTAGTGTAGGAAGCCATGGATACAAGAATGAGGAGCTAGGTGAAAAAGCTAGAGAAGCCAAGCAAAGATTGGATCACAAGCTAAGAAG GAGAAGTAAAGAAGAAAAAGTTAATGATGTCGAAAACGGGCAACTAGAATCAAATACTTTGCAGAAGAATTCAGAGATGTTTAGATTGAAGCAAAACGGAATAAAGACATTTAGCAGGGTAGTAAAACAATGGAAGGATTCAGAAAAGGTTGAATGCACCATTTGCTTGGACCAATTCAAGATTGGAGATAACCTAATGCATTTACAATGTGACCACAAGTTCCATTCATGTTGTTTGGTTCCATGGTTAGAGAATCATGCCTATTGCCCTTGTTGCAGAATGGAGATTGCCACTTGA
- the LOC104231965 gene encoding uncharacterized protein, with the protein MGSSSSRLGSHPSRPNRTKCTFSSIFICGASSSRSAIEMEDDPAELLVDAAEHADKGKLQNSGKDPSADFIPSRAERGASSASNLVNSEKSTSGDANVQGGNRRENSTKDMELVTRYRPGSTGCETASTSRDDRPFPYPLSLNKRTENDVVNNVDTTANGDVSQIFAGSSRSSSPLYHGNGESSSSEDFVVNHTNEILIFNNSDSGSVSVLSDSSLTPHLAGDDLRQDTPSSGLEFLVSEREESLRDGSILHVDMANVSPNVFSNSPAEITSREARRNSRRLFWDSFSRRSPRRRADPRSFRFPNDYSDNVASHDRLLLDFSDNSLHEGAGGNFPSNGSRTSGSNERRRHSRSEMWERLPGGLIAGDHRSATCPTGIHADGPCSCETILMSRETGSRASISRIVMLAEALFEVLDEIHRQPMSVSLSVLSLPAPESVVDSFPVKSYSKSEEVDTGNNVPQCHICLAEYEDGDKIRVLPCHHEFHVSCVDKWLKEIHGVCPLCRGDVRNGFVEGSVSNSAAPSL; encoded by the exons ATGGGTTCAAGCAGTAGCCGTTTGGGGTCACACCCAAGTCGCCCAAATcgcaccaaatgcacattttcaTCCATTTTCATATGTGGGGCTTCATCCTCTCGCTCAGCAATTGAG ATGGAAGATGATCCAGCTGAATTGCTGGTGGATGCTGCAGAACACGCTGACAAAGGAAAGCTCCAAAACTCTGGGAAGGACCCGTCGGCTGATTTTATTCCCTCCCGAGCTGAACGTGGAGCTTCATCTGCGAGCAATTTGGTAAATAGTGAAAAATCTACATCTGGAGATGCTAATGTTCAGGGAGGTAACCGAAGAGAAAACTCAACCAAAGACATGGAATTAGTCACTCGATATCGACCTGGAAGTACAGGTTGTGAAACTGCTAGTACATCTCGAGACGACAGACCATTTCCCTATCCACTTTCTTTAAACAAAAGGACAGAAAATGATGTTGTAAATAATGTTGATACTACAGCGAATGGAGATGTCTCTCAAATATTTGCCGGGTCCTCTCGTTCTAGCAGTCCATTGTATCACGGAAACGGAGAATCTTCATCAAGTGAAGATTTTGTTGTAAATCATACAAATGAAATCCTTATCTTCAATAATTCCGATTCTGGTTCTGTATCTGTTCTTTCGGATTCTTCACTTACGCCACATTTGGCAGGAGATGATTTGCGTCAGGATACACCATCTTCAGGTCTCGAGTTTCTGGTGTCAGAAAGGGAAGAGAGTTTAAGAGATGGAAGTATACTTCACGTTGATATGGCGAATGTCTCTCCCAATGTTTTCTCTAATAGTCCTGCTGAAATAACTAGTCGCGAAGCAAGACGGAATAGTAGAAGACTTTTTTGGGATTCTTTTTCAAGGAGAAGTCCTAGGAGGCGTGCTGATCCTCGGAGTTTTCGTTTTCCAAATGATTATTCAGACAATGTAGCATCTCATGACAGGTTACTGCTGGACTTTAGCGATAATTCCCTTCATGAGGGGGCTGGAGGTAATTTTCCATCAAATGGAAGTCGGACTAGTGGGAGTAATGAACGGCGACGGCATTCCAGATCTGAG ATGTGGGAAAGACTTCCTGGTGGTCTTATTGCTGGTGATCATCGAAGTGCCACTTGTCCAACTGGGATTCACGCAGATGGCCCATGTTCATGTGAGACAATTTTGATGAGTCGAGAAACTGGCAGTCGTGCAAGTATATCACGAATAGTTATGCTTGCTGAGGCTTTGTTTGAG GTACTGGATGAAATACATCGGCAACCGATGTCAGTGTCCTTATCTGTGTTATCACTTCCAGCTCCAGAGTCAGTTGTGGACTCGTTCCCGGTGAAGAGTTACTCAAAATCAGAGGAAGTAGATACCGGCAACAATGTCCCACA GTGTCACATATGCTTAGCCGAGTATGAGGACGGAGATAAAATACGAGTTCTACCTTGTCACCATGAGTTCCATGTATCATGCGTGGATAAATGGCTCAAAGAGATACACGG TGTATGTCCACTTTGCAGAGGAGATGTCCGAAATGGGTTTGTTGAAGGTTCAGTTTCTAACTCAGCagcaccttctctttga